ataagtttaaaattgacGGTAAATCCTTTCATTcgaacaaaaatacaaaatggaTTCTAAGTGAACCAAagatttcaaacaattattgaGCATAAAAGTTTCTAAATTAAACTATATGAATAATCCACTATTCATTAGAACTCaaatcttaattataatatccaaaGGCCCAGATCGatcaaattcatatatttataaaaataaattcaactttAATTCCCGCTACttcaaaaacctaaaaataccatccgatgttttttttgtacacCTATCTATAAATAATCCCGTATACGGTGGGATAGGttctctcccccccccccctctctctctctctctctctctctctctctctctctctctctctctctctcactctctctctttctatatatatatgtgtgtgtgtgttatcaTGTATACCTCAATACCGTTATACCACcatgtaaacataattttaattttgcacccACAGTTGTTCATGATTGACAATTGCGCGGACGACTGGCGGATCGCGATGACGTGGCAGCGGATCGCCACCATCACGATGGAGCTGGTGATCTGCGCGATCCACCCGATCCCTGGCGAGTATTACTTCGAGTGGAAAACCAAGCTGGCCAACAAGCATGGAAAGCTGGAGACACGGTGGGTGCCGTACGACGTGCCGCTATCGCTGCCGATGTTCTTCCGGCTGTACCTCATCTGCCGGGTCATGTTGCTGCACAGCAAGCTGTTCACGGACGCATCGTCCCGCAGCATCGGCGCCCTGAACCGGATCAACTTCAACACGAGGTTCGTGCTCAAGACGCTCATGACCATATGCCCGGGCACGGTGCTCCTCGTGTTCATGGTGTCCCTGTGGATAATCGCCAGCTGGACGCTCAGACAGTGCGAGAGGTAAAAACCAACCGACCGTCGCGGCGTGCCAAGCGACCgtcgaatttattataatattacattattgttattgtcattAAATCGTATCGTCAGCACTGCAGTGGCGCTGAGTACGGACTTGA
The window above is part of the Acyrthosiphon pisum isolate AL4f unplaced genomic scaffold, pea_aphid_22Mar2018_4r6ur Scaffold_5764;HRSCAF=6324, whole genome shotgun sequence genome. Proteins encoded here:
- the LOC100162468 gene encoding small conductance calcium-activated potassium channel protein-like → MYTSIPLYHHVNIILILHPQLFMIDNCADDWRIAMTWQRIATITMELVICAIHPIPGEYYFEWKTKLANKHGKLETRWVPYDVPLSLPMFFRLYLICRVMLLHSKLFTDASSRSIGALNRINFNTRFVLKTLMTICPGTVLLVFMVSLWIIASWTLRQCER